From the Anaerolineales bacterium genome, one window contains:
- the yedE gene encoding YedE family putative selenium transporter, with product MRNKISTFFASRPGIVFAGATIGGLAALLVYAGNPPNMGICIAGFLRDIGGALGFHREGAVQYIRPEIMGIVLGAFLTARLFSEHRNRATTLSLIPLILGTFAAIGALVFQGCPLRTLLRLAGGDLNALVGIAGFGLGVIIGVQLLKAGYTPGRTRQLPAYFSWLVPITMVGMLLLLIFRPRFAEDGPIFSSYVGTGSMHAAIWFSLGVGLLIGFLGQRTRFCIMGSLRDVALMRNTHLLSGALSLLVAATVTNIFLGQIHVGFSNQPVVQNQHLWNFLGMVLVGIASALAGGCPTRQLILTGEGNGDAAYFILGMFGGGIIAHNFGLVSPCVSGPMEVTIGPSGMIAVAAGIVVCVWIGLRTRVDRDASR from the coding sequence ATGCGAAATAAAATATCCACTTTCTTTGCCTCTCGACCCGGAATCGTCTTTGCCGGGGCTACTATCGGTGGTTTGGCCGCGCTTTTAGTCTACGCCGGCAATCCTCCCAACATGGGGATTTGCATCGCAGGTTTTTTACGCGACATCGGCGGTGCGCTGGGTTTTCACCGCGAAGGGGCAGTACAGTACATCCGTCCCGAGATCATGGGTATCGTGTTGGGTGCTTTTCTTACCGCCAGACTCTTTTCTGAGCATCGCAACCGGGCAACCACACTTTCGCTCATACCATTGATTCTGGGCACATTCGCGGCCATCGGCGCATTGGTCTTTCAAGGCTGTCCGTTGAGAACCCTGCTCCGTTTGGCGGGCGGGGATTTGAATGCGCTCGTGGGAATAGCCGGTTTCGGTCTTGGAGTCATAATTGGCGTGCAGCTGCTCAAGGCTGGATACACACCGGGCCGCACCAGGCAACTGCCTGCCTATTTCAGCTGGCTCGTTCCAATCACCATGGTCGGCATGCTGCTATTGTTGATCTTCCGGCCGCGCTTCGCCGAGGATGGTCCTATTTTCTCCAGTTACGTGGGTACAGGCTCGATGCACGCCGCCATCTGGTTCTCCCTGGGCGTGGGATTGTTGATCGGTTTTTTAGGCCAACGCACACGTTTTTGCATCATGGGATCGCTTCGGGACGTTGCACTCATGCGAAACACACATCTCCTCAGCGGGGCACTCAGTCTACTCGTCGCGGCCACGGTGACGAATATTTTCCTGGGCCAGATTCACGTTGGTTTCTCCAATCAACCCGTTGTTCAAAACCAACATCTCTGGAACTTCTTAGGCATGGTCCTGGTTGGAATTGCGTCTGCGCTGGCGGGAGGCTGCCCGACACGGCAGCTCATCCTCACGGGGGAAGGAAATGGAGACGCAGCCTACTTTATCCTGGGTATGTTCGGAGGAGGGATCATCGCCCATAACTTTGGGCTCGTGTCACCCTGCGTCTCGGGACCCATGGAAGTCACGATCGGACCCTCCGGGATGATTGCGGTCGCCGCCGGTATCGTGGTATGCGTGTGGATCGGGCTGCGTACGCGTGTCGATAGAGATGCCTCCCGCTAA
- a CDS encoding aminotransferase class V-fold PLP-dependent enzyme, translating to MHINEQLIYLDNAATSWPKPISVGAAMAHFLTETGANPGRSGHRMAVDAARIVYETRESVARLFNAPDPLGVIFGSNVTEALNLAIYGYLRPGDHVVTTSMEHNSMMRPLRAMEQNGLELTVVKCSAEGYLPLVDVAAAIRPNTIMLAVNHASNVVGTILPVAEIGEIARQYGLLLLVDTAQSAGAFPIDMQADQIDLLAFTGHKSLYGPMGTGGLIVGPRVDLKRFVPLKRGGTGSRSELEEHPDFLPDLGESGTPNGVGIAGLNAGIHWILQKGLDSIRSHETKLTQRLLDGLLDIPGVTVYGSLNAAFQTPTISFNIDDQAPSEIGLRLDEEFGILCRVGLHCAPAAHKTLGTFPTGTVRFSLGAMNTREDVRAAISAVRQLSHKNKMLHFSRKHNATKEQL from the coding sequence ATGCATATCAATGAGCAGCTCATCTATCTGGACAATGCGGCAACGTCATGGCCCAAGCCAATCTCAGTGGGCGCTGCCATGGCGCATTTCTTGACGGAGACGGGAGCAAACCCCGGCCGTTCCGGGCATCGCATGGCTGTGGATGCGGCTCGCATTGTATATGAAACACGTGAGAGTGTCGCAAGATTATTCAACGCTCCCGATCCACTGGGTGTCATTTTCGGATCCAACGTCACTGAAGCTCTCAATTTGGCAATCTACGGATACCTGCGACCGGGCGATCACGTAGTTACGACCAGTATGGAACACAATTCTATGATGCGTCCTTTGCGGGCGATGGAACAAAACGGACTCGAGTTGACCGTCGTTAAGTGTTCTGCGGAAGGTTATCTTCCCCTTGTAGATGTTGCCGCAGCGATACGACCCAACACCATCATGTTGGCGGTTAATCATGCCTCCAATGTCGTCGGCACGATATTGCCCGTTGCGGAAATTGGCGAAATCGCTCGCCAATACGGCCTGCTCTTGCTGGTGGATACCGCTCAATCCGCAGGCGCATTTCCCATCGACATGCAGGCAGATCAAATCGACCTGCTGGCGTTTACGGGGCATAAATCACTCTACGGGCCTATGGGAACGGGTGGCTTAATCGTTGGCCCGCGCGTGGACCTAAAGCGCTTCGTGCCGCTCAAACGAGGGGGAACCGGCAGCCGCTCCGAATTGGAAGAACATCCTGACTTTTTGCCCGATCTAGGTGAAAGTGGTACACCCAACGGCGTAGGCATAGCGGGATTGAATGCCGGCATTCACTGGATTTTGCAAAAAGGTCTGGATTCGATCCGTTCGCACGAGACGAAGTTAACCCAGCGATTACTGGACGGCCTGCTCGATATCCCCGGCGTTACGGTTTACGGGAGCTTGAATGCGGCATTCCAAACGCCAACAATCTCCTTCAATATTGACGATCAAGCGCCTTCTGAAATTGGATTGCGTCTGGACGAAGAGTTCGGCATCCTCTGCCGCGTGGGTTTACACTGCGCGCCTGCAGCACATAAAACGCTGGGCACCTTCCCGACCGGCACCGTTCGTTTCAGCCTGGGAGCTATGAACACCCGCGAAGATGTCCGTGCCGCGATTTCAGCCGTCCGACAGCTGAGTCATAAAAATAAAATGCTCCATTTCAGTAGAAAACACAACGCTACAAAGGAACAACTGTGA
- a CDS encoding LuxR C-terminal-related transcriptional regulator has product MSNPLLSTKLYIPPTRPDLVPRKRLIEQLNAGLAGRITLISAPAGFGKTSILSAWLQEHSNSAAWLSLDSEDNDHSRFWQYLIAAIQALHPSVGEGVKASLQMSQPPPMDTLLTIFINDLSAIPSPLILVLDDYHLIREESIHHNLDYFIDHLPARIHLVIATRENPPLALSRWRARAELTEIRVADLRFTKEETSEFLNTISNLDLNDDDVAALEKRTEGWAVGLHLAALSLQALDARGKQEFIDAFAGDDRYVMDYLVEEILQYQPPHIQDFLYQTSILERMCGPLCDALTDRDDSQKILDKLERINLFTIPLDNRRFWFRYHHLFADLLYHRLSLSTNEADIRSIRIRASRWFEREGLINEAIKYALATQDFNYTAEIINRHVLSTFYRSETVLVYKWLKSLPEEVLHSHALLSAVFASCILLEHLNTLDTPESAGLVKKWLKIAETSLEAEATSQKPRTASFPVARHYIDKVRAYLLQLRLEDPQKVIDFTLESIARLPEDETLFRSALAYNLGNGYSRLGDLDSARKSFEEAWHTGIAGNDLFNASAGINALADIARAQGQLQQAVEICRTGLQTIKDKVDDRLIPYTGTIEIVLGEALLEQGQLEDAVRNIQNGLAKLELTSAPSHQSRGLIVLASIQQIRGQIEEALESLAKAEQLRPQDKVHASTQRVKLWLRQAPTEPHYFDLALHWAEDHRELLDADCEEIDLETLTLARVILAQHQRNLSQPFASLKQLQAILMSHDAIAEQHNDLPSQIEIQIIQALTQQARGNQQRAIEVLEQALVMAAPQKFSFIFIGEGEPVLELLRQAKPSSNYPEFIDRLCSISEKWRLGENAQQKQKSAQDQLIEPLRPRELEILKLIATGISNPEISEKLYISVNTVKTHITHIFRKLDVSRRTQAVARARELGILE; this is encoded by the coding sequence ATGTCGAACCCGTTATTGTCAACAAAGCTGTACATTCCTCCTACTCGCCCCGACCTCGTTCCGCGCAAGCGTTTGATCGAGCAGTTGAACGCAGGGCTGGCGGGGCGAATTACACTAATTTCCGCGCCCGCCGGTTTTGGAAAAACGTCAATTTTGAGTGCTTGGCTGCAAGAGCACAGCAATTCCGCCGCGTGGCTTTCGTTGGACTCGGAAGATAACGATCATAGCAGGTTCTGGCAGTATTTAATTGCAGCCATTCAAGCACTACATCCATCGGTCGGGGAAGGGGTAAAAGCTTCGCTGCAGATGTCTCAACCACCACCCATGGATACCTTATTGACCATATTCATTAATGATCTTTCTGCCATCCCCTCGCCTCTCATTCTGGTGTTGGATGATTACCATCTCATACGCGAGGAATCAATCCATCATAATTTGGATTACTTCATCGATCATCTGCCAGCGCGAATCCACCTCGTAATTGCCACGCGGGAAAATCCCCCTCTGGCACTATCCCGGTGGCGAGCACGCGCAGAACTCACGGAGATCCGAGTCGCCGATCTAAGGTTTACAAAAGAAGAGACCAGCGAATTCCTCAATACGATATCCAATCTGGATCTAAATGACGACGATGTCGCTGCGTTGGAGAAACGCACGGAAGGGTGGGCCGTCGGTCTACATCTGGCTGCGCTTTCCCTACAAGCATTGGATGCGAGAGGGAAGCAGGAATTCATTGACGCGTTTGCAGGCGATGACCGTTATGTGATGGACTATCTGGTCGAAGAGATCCTTCAATATCAACCGCCACACATTCAGGATTTTCTTTATCAAACGTCGATACTTGAAAGGATGTGCGGTCCACTCTGTGATGCGCTCACCGATCGAGATGACAGCCAAAAGATACTGGACAAGTTGGAACGAATCAATTTGTTCACCATTCCACTGGACAATCGTCGATTCTGGTTCCGATACCACCATCTTTTTGCCGATTTACTCTATCACCGCCTGAGTCTATCGACAAACGAGGCAGATATTCGTTCGATCCGCATTCGAGCCAGCCGGTGGTTCGAGCGCGAGGGGCTGATCAATGAAGCGATTAAATATGCATTGGCGACGCAGGATTTCAATTACACAGCAGAAATTATCAATCGGCATGTACTAAGCACTTTCTACCGCAGCGAAACTGTTCTGGTGTACAAGTGGCTGAAATCGCTGCCGGAAGAGGTATTACATTCCCACGCATTACTGAGTGCCGTCTTCGCCAGCTGTATTCTGTTGGAGCACCTTAACACCCTTGACACACCCGAATCTGCAGGATTGGTAAAAAAGTGGCTGAAAATCGCTGAAACATCGTTGGAGGCGGAAGCCACGTCGCAGAAACCACGGACAGCATCCTTTCCTGTCGCCAGACACTACATCGATAAAGTGCGGGCTTACTTACTTCAGTTGCGTTTAGAAGACCCTCAAAAAGTGATCGACTTCACCCTTGAATCGATTGCGCGTCTTCCAGAAGACGAAACCCTCTTTCGCAGCGCGCTGGCATACAACCTGGGGAATGGATATTCACGCCTCGGAGACCTTGATTCCGCCAGAAAGTCTTTCGAAGAAGCCTGGCACACCGGGATCGCCGGCAATGATTTGTTCAACGCTTCGGCTGGGATTAACGCACTTGCAGATATTGCCCGCGCACAAGGACAGCTGCAACAAGCCGTAGAGATTTGCCGGACCGGGTTGCAGACGATCAAAGACAAAGTGGACGATCGGTTAATTCCGTACACGGGCACGATCGAAATCGTCTTAGGTGAGGCATTGCTCGAGCAAGGACAACTCGAAGATGCAGTCCGAAATATCCAGAATGGGCTGGCCAAACTCGAATTGACATCCGCACCCAGCCATCAGAGTCGGGGGTTGATCGTACTTGCATCCATCCAACAAATTCGGGGGCAAATCGAAGAAGCTCTAGAATCATTGGCAAAGGCTGAGCAACTTCGGCCTCAAGATAAAGTGCACGCCAGCACGCAACGTGTAAAATTATGGTTGCGGCAGGCACCAACCGAACCGCACTATTTCGATCTGGCACTACATTGGGCAGAAGATCACCGCGAACTCCTGGACGCGGATTGTGAGGAGATTGACCTCGAAACCCTTACGCTGGCCAGGGTCATTCTCGCCCAGCACCAACGGAATCTGTCGCAGCCCTTCGCCAGCCTGAAACAATTGCAAGCCATATTGATGAGTCACGATGCAATCGCTGAGCAACACAACGATCTTCCTTCGCAAATCGAAATCCAGATCATCCAGGCACTCACCCAACAAGCACGGGGAAACCAACAACGAGCTATCGAGGTGCTGGAACAAGCTCTGGTGATGGCCGCGCCACAAAAGTTTTCATTTATTTTCATCGGTGAAGGTGAGCCGGTGCTTGAGCTGCTGCGTCAAGCCAAACCGAGTAGCAATTACCCCGAGTTTATCGATCGGTTGTGTTCGATCTCCGAAAAGTGGAGATTGGGCGAGAATGCGCAGCAGAAACAGAAATCGGCCCAGGATCAACTGATCGAACCTTTGAGACCGCGGGAACTGGAAATTCTGAAATTGATCGCAACGGGAATCTCAAACCCGGAAATCTCGGAAAAACTCTATATCTCTGTGAACACCGTTAAAACGCACATCACCCACATTTTTCGCAAGCTTGACGTCTCACGACGCACACAAGCCGTCGCTCGCGCACGCGAGTTGGGAATTCTCGAATAG
- a CDS encoding ATP-binding protein, producing the protein MPDGSGTQTGAWAARELQAWRERTLRKILIAILVAGVIPITLTLYRAYQVPHHRSAAASAVLAYLLVILLLVLKRLPHSVRGWGMLLGGYVLAAETLVAGGMIGNGRLVLVAIPVAAIVLIDVRSGVVAAGLSWLLYIGYTIGASQDAFAQWMVNPNPALSPFTWVFEIIAFTAMLTVFTLHVALIVQVQGRLLLRVERAAVALDAARARVSTAREQERRTVAGHLHDGPVQDLIALSYQLSDYRDRSQDKLLRNALEQTVREVHRIMRTVRDACSRLRSGGLDAMGLEASMAEHATRLMEKKDLTVNLDVPENRTLADDSVATALLSTYKEAVNNAAKHSGTREVWVRLRLDEDQYELEVRDEGQGFTVPKHLDAMELEGHYGLVMMKERLEKAGGHLEVHSESGRGTTVRAWGRYEGISSATDGIPNEIELDA; encoded by the coding sequence ATGCCCGATGGATCGGGAACGCAAACTGGTGCCTGGGCGGCCAGAGAGCTGCAGGCCTGGCGCGAGCGTACGCTGCGCAAGATTCTGATCGCCATACTGGTTGCGGGTGTCATCCCCATCACACTCACGTTGTATAGAGCTTACCAAGTCCCCCATCACCGTTCCGCCGCTGCGAGCGCTGTATTGGCATATCTCCTGGTGATCCTCCTGCTCGTGTTGAAGCGGCTTCCGCACAGCGTCAGGGGTTGGGGGATGTTGTTGGGCGGATATGTGCTTGCCGCGGAAACACTGGTCGCAGGCGGAATGATCGGCAACGGACGTTTGGTGCTGGTCGCTATTCCAGTGGCGGCGATCGTGTTGATCGATGTGCGTTCGGGCGTCGTGGCTGCCGGACTTAGCTGGCTCCTGTACATCGGCTACACCATCGGTGCATCTCAGGATGCCTTCGCGCAGTGGATGGTCAATCCCAATCCTGCACTGTCCCCTTTCACCTGGGTTTTTGAAATCATCGCTTTTACGGCGATGTTGACCGTATTTACGCTTCACGTTGCGTTGATCGTTCAAGTACAGGGCAGACTGCTCCTGCGCGTGGAGCGTGCAGCGGTGGCGCTGGATGCGGCCCGGGCGCGTGTTTCTACGGCGCGCGAACAGGAGCGTCGAACCGTCGCCGGGCATCTGCACGATGGCCCCGTTCAGGATTTGATCGCCTTGAGTTACCAGCTCAGCGATTATCGAGATCGATCGCAAGACAAGCTCCTGAGGAATGCACTGGAGCAGACGGTGCGGGAGGTCCATCGGATCATGCGAACCGTACGTGATGCCTGCAGCAGGTTGCGCTCCGGTGGATTGGATGCAATGGGGTTGGAAGCTTCGATGGCGGAACACGCCACGCGGTTGATGGAGAAGAAAGACTTAACGGTAAACCTCGATGTACCCGAAAACCGTACTCTGGCGGACGACTCCGTCGCTACGGCGCTGTTGTCGACGTATAAAGAGGCCGTGAACAATGCGGCAAAACACTCCGGTACCCGCGAAGTGTGGGTGAGACTTCGCCTGGACGAAGACCAATATGAACTGGAAGTGCGGGATGAGGGGCAGGGTTTTACCGTGCCGAAACACCTCGACGCGATGGAACTGGAGGGGCATTACGGTCTGGTGATGATGAAAGAACGCCTGGAGAAAGCGGGAGGTCACCTGGAGGTGCATTCGGAATCAGGACGCGGGACGACGGTCCGCGCCTGGGGGCGTTATGAAGGAATCTCATCCGCGACCGATGGAATTCCCAACGAAATTGAACTCGATGCGTGA
- a CDS encoding response regulator transcription factor, which yields MNIRVVLADDHPAIRAGIRARLDQADDIEVVGEAGDGLEALKMIDELRPDVVLLDCRLPEMPGWQVATEVRKKNIPTNVVALSAFKEDQEIFSMLQAGAKGYILKEEALDTVERAVRQVVQGDEWYSMQVVRKVAAWARGERERPVLADLTPREIEVLGLLGRGLDNGEIAAELCVSVQTIKNYVHCIYSKLGVNNRVAAAKIAVQLGLDQEVQE from the coding sequence ATGAACATTCGTGTCGTGTTGGCAGACGATCATCCGGCGATCCGCGCCGGCATTCGGGCCAGGCTGGATCAAGCGGACGATATCGAGGTTGTCGGTGAAGCCGGTGACGGCCTCGAGGCATTGAAGATGATCGACGAGCTGCGGCCTGACGTTGTGCTGCTCGACTGCCGGCTGCCAGAAATGCCAGGATGGCAGGTGGCAACAGAGGTCCGCAAGAAGAACATCCCGACAAACGTCGTCGCGCTGAGCGCGTTCAAAGAAGATCAGGAAATTTTCAGCATGCTCCAGGCCGGTGCAAAAGGTTATATCTTGAAAGAAGAAGCCCTGGATACCGTGGAGCGTGCGGTACGGCAGGTAGTGCAGGGCGACGAGTGGTACAGCATGCAGGTCGTGCGTAAAGTGGCTGCCTGGGCGCGCGGCGAAAGGGAAAGGCCGGTTCTGGCGGATTTGACGCCGCGCGAGATCGAGGTGCTCGGATTGCTCGGAAGGGGGTTGGATAACGGTGAAATCGCTGCCGAATTGTGCGTCAGCGTGCAGACGATCAAGAACTACGTGCACTGCATCTACAGCAAGCTGGGGGTCAACAACCGCGTAGCGGCGGCAAAGATCGCCGTCCAGTTGGGGTTGGATCAGGAAGTCCAGGAATAA
- a CDS encoding DUF2569 family protein — protein MSAEAIKPSNEKRVENAASSDSDLTHAEVQRDNTKRGIGGCLLYPLMLLIVQPILFLSMLNSVSTTSYPSKREVIWPYMIYDLLLLAAVIVLLVLFVKKSDILPAMFVLFLIIFSILSTLSANLFWRFPEARVAGRGDPMLSQMVMLFQTLLLVPYFVLDDRVRNTFVTDLAADSTLGIITRPLLPVASGLYGWLAGLGKKVYVFAIVFVIAVFMFGYAVDSIVLHGFIE, from the coding sequence ATGAGTGCCGAAGCCATCAAGCCGTCGAACGAAAAACGTGTAGAGAACGCTGCATCAAGTGATTCGGACCTTACGCATGCCGAGGTGCAGCGTGACAACACCAAACGAGGTATCGGCGGTTGCCTTCTATACCCGCTTATGCTGCTCATCGTACAGCCGATTCTATTTCTGAGTATGTTGAACTCAGTCTCGACGACGTCATATCCGTCGAAGCGCGAAGTGATCTGGCCGTACATGATTTACGATCTTTTACTGCTCGCTGCGGTAATCGTTCTCCTGGTTCTCTTTGTAAAGAAGTCGGATATCTTGCCGGCGATGTTCGTTCTGTTCTTGATTATCTTTTCGATTTTGTCGACTCTGTCGGCAAACCTTTTCTGGCGATTTCCGGAAGCGAGAGTGGCCGGGCGAGGAGATCCAATGCTCAGCCAGATGGTAATGCTTTTCCAGACTCTGCTCCTCGTGCCGTATTTCGTGCTCGATGATCGCGTCCGCAACACGTTCGTGACAGATCTTGCAGCAGATTCCACACTGGGAATCATTACCAGGCCTCTTCTTCCCGTGGCCTCAGGTCTCTATGGTTGGCTGGCGGGCCTTGGGAAAAAAGTTTACGTGTTCGCCATCGTTTTTGTGATTGCAGTTTTTATGTTTGGTTATGCTGTGGATTCGATCGTGCTGCACGGCTTTATTGAGTAA
- a CDS encoding response regulator transcription factor: protein MRTKEWNAAQEVMKIRILLVDDHAGVRQGIRKALDSAPRLQVIAEAATGAEALRLVERMNPDVILLDCKLPDISGPEVARRIRDRGLSTRVLAMSAFQDEEYVWGMLRAGAKGYLLKEEALEEVVAAVQSVASGEAWYSRGVMDKVIGYSKNNGLSDNSLE, encoded by the coding sequence GTGCGGACCAAAGAATGGAATGCGGCACAGGAAGTGATGAAAATCCGCATATTGCTGGTCGACGATCATGCAGGAGTGCGTCAGGGAATCCGCAAGGCGCTGGACAGTGCGCCTCGGCTGCAGGTGATCGCGGAGGCGGCGACCGGCGCGGAAGCGCTGCGGTTGGTCGAACGAATGAATCCTGATGTGATCTTGCTGGATTGCAAACTGCCGGACATCTCGGGCCCTGAGGTGGCGCGAAGAATCCGAGATCGCGGGCTGTCGACGAGGGTCTTGGCGATGAGCGCATTCCAGGATGAGGAATACGTCTGGGGCATGTTGCGCGCTGGCGCGAAAGGATACCTGCTGAAAGAGGAAGCCCTGGAGGAGGTCGTTGCTGCCGTTCAGTCCGTTGCAAGCGGCGAGGCGTGGTACAGCCGGGGCGTGATGGATAAGGTAATTGGTTATAGCAAGAACAACGGATTATCGGACAATTCTCTCGAATGA
- a CDS encoding YbjN domain-containing protein → MSETSPKVEALRNKIQQYLSQKNLSYEVKPSGELWVREGSTVVAIVAYDWNEQTLVSVMAPVALDVKKVTAELTRFLAEKNHELLFGKFSLNPENNSVWYTHVLLGDYLDEAELFVAVSQVAIVADDYDEQIVKMTRGRRWID, encoded by the coding sequence ATGTCAGAGACATCACCAAAAGTAGAAGCCTTGCGCAATAAAATCCAACAATACTTGAGTCAGAAGAATTTGAGTTACGAAGTCAAACCGAGTGGGGAGTTGTGGGTTCGCGAAGGTTCTACCGTCGTGGCGATCGTTGCATATGATTGGAATGAGCAGACGCTGGTGAGCGTCATGGCACCTGTTGCCCTGGACGTGAAGAAAGTTACGGCTGAACTCACACGTTTTCTGGCTGAGAAAAACCACGAACTGTTGTTCGGCAAGTTTTCTCTCAATCCTGAGAACAACAGCGTCTGGTACACACATGTGCTTCTCGGCGATTATCTGGATGAAGCGGAATTGTTCGTCGCCGTTTCCCAGGTTGCTATCGTTGCCGACGACTACGACGAACAAATCGTGAAGATGACGCGTGGAAGACGCTGGATCGATTAG